A DNA window from Solanum lycopersicum chromosome 3, SLM_r2.1 contains the following coding sequences:
- the LOC101250969 gene encoding uncharacterized protein, whose amino-acid sequence MVTVNIGMLHYVLDHVYGAFVHRTKLSPPFFSRGWGGTKLDLLEKMIKQLFPEQNWPPTLVQPVWKTVWESQTATLREGFFKTPCDHQLLTALPPESHIARVAFLTPKYTPSHKTACVVHLAGTGDHTFERRLRLGGPLLKENIATMVLESPFYGKRRPLLQRGSKLLCVSDLLLLGRATIEEARCLLHWLDCEAGFGKMGICGLSMGGVHAAMVGSLHPTPIATLPFLSPHSAVVAFCEGILKHATAWEALRDDLSMHEASMTLDEVKERMRNVLSLTDVTRFPIPKDPSAVIFVAATDDGYIPRHSVLELEKAWPGSEVRWVRGGHVSSFLLHNGSFRRAIVDSLNRLKWKESPL is encoded by the exons ATGGTGACAGTGAATATTGGAATGCTCCATTATGTATTGGATCATGTATATGGTGCGTTTGTTCACAGAACAAAACTAAGCCCACCTTTCTTTTCAAGAGGATGGGGAGGTACAAAGCTTgatcttttagaaaaaatgattAAGCAATTGTTCCCTGAACAGAATTGGCCTCCCACATTGGTACAACCTGTTTGGAAAACTGTTTGGGAATCTCAAACTGCTACTCTTAGAGAAGGTTTTTTTAAGACTCCTTGCGATCACCAGCTGCTTACTGCATTGCCTCCAGAGTCTCACATTGCAAGGGTTGCTTTCCTCACCCCCAAATATACCCCGTCTCATAAGACCGCCTGTGTCGTTCATCTTGCTG GTACGGGAGATCATACTTTTGAGCGAAGATTGCGTCTTGGTGGTCCATTACTGAAGGAAAATATAGCAACTATGGTGCTAGAGAG CCCTTTCTATGGAAAAAGACGTCCATTGCTGCAGCGTGGGTCAAAGCTGTTATGTGTTAGTGACCTTCTGCTATTAGGACGAGCCACCATTGAAGAGGCCCGTTGTCTTTTGCATTGGTTGGACTGTGAAGCGGGTTTCGGGAAGATGGGTATATGTGGACTTAGCATGG GAGGAGTACATGCTGCTATGGTTGGTTCATTGCACCCAACACCTATTGCTACACTCCCTTTTCTCTCTCCACATTCCGCTGTTGTGGCATTCTGTGAAGGAATACTAAAGCATGCCACTGCATGGGAAGCACTGAGAGATGATCTTTCCATGCATGAGGCTTCAATGACTCTTGACGAAGTGAAAGAACGGATGCGAAATGTGTTGTCTCTCACCGATGTTACACGGTTTCCAATCCCAAAAGATCCCAGTGCTGTAATATTTGTTGCCGCCACA GATGATGGCTATATTCCAAGGCACTCGGTGCTAGAACTTGAAAAAGCTTGGCCTGGCTCAGAAGTTAGATGGGTTAGAGGAGGGCATGTATCGTCCTTCCTTCTCCACAATGGTTCATTTCGCAGGGCGATAGTGGATAGTCTTAACAGGCTAAAATGGAAGGAGTCACCTCTGTGA